The following proteins come from a genomic window of Candidatus Paceibacterota bacterium:
- a CDS encoding DUF5674 family protein has product MKIVVVKDSIGIREVKELAKEFYVSMIKGVVDVENEILALGGEYHMDANIRLLEDGFEQQDIWGFNIRLDKDPADWIEYVSLINIRPAQGNFDMEIGDVSLRGKIKDILSARIKL; this is encoded by the coding sequence ATGAAGATTGTTGTTGTCAAGGATTCGATTGGGATTAGAGAGGTGAAAGAACTGGCTAAGGAATTTTATGTTTCCATGATTAAGGGTGTTGTTGATGTCGAGAACGAAATCTTGGCACTTGGTGGGGAATACCACATGGATGCGAATATCAGATTACTAGAGGACGGTTTTGAACAACAAGACATTTGGGGGTTTAACATCAGACTTGATAAGGATCCAGCCGACTGGATTGAGTATGTTTCACTTATTAATATTAGACCCGCTCAAGGTAATTTTGATATGGAGATTGGGGATGTTTCGTTGAGGGGGAAGATAAAGGATATTTTAAGTGCTAGAATAAAACTATGA
- a CDS encoding class II fructose-bisphosphate aldolase: protein MKTLREYVNDARKTKTAIGHFNIATLEMLHGIFEAAKKLNVPVIIGVSEGERDFVGIKEVVALVKSLREENNFPIFLNADHTYSFERVKEAIDAGFDSVIFDGTELPFDENVAETKKCADYAKNCGRDVIVEAELGFIGKSSKVLEEIPVGVKITEEFLTKPEEAKKFLDLTGADMLAPAVGNIHGMLKGGVDPALNIKRIKEISEAVGVPLVLHGGSGGSLEDFKGAIASGVAIVHISTELRVAYRKALALSLQDDPEQVAPYKYLKPVVLAVERVVEEKLRLFNGLR, encoded by the coding sequence ATGAAAACCTTAAGGGAGTATGTGAATGACGCCCGAAAAACTAAAACGGCGATCGGTCATTTTAATATCGCAACTTTGGAAATGCTTCATGGAATTTTTGAGGCCGCCAAAAAACTGAATGTACCGGTGATTATCGGGGTTTCGGAAGGTGAGAGGGATTTCGTGGGAATTAAAGAAGTAGTGGCGCTGGTCAAAAGTTTGCGTGAGGAAAATAATTTTCCAATTTTTCTCAATGCTGATCACACTTATTCATTCGAAAGAGTTAAAGAGGCAATTGACGCCGGCTTTGACAGCGTGATTTTTGACGGTACCGAGTTGCCTTTTGATGAAAATGTCGCGGAAACTAAAAAATGCGCGGATTATGCAAAAAATTGCGGCCGAGACGTAATCGTCGAGGCCGAGTTGGGTTTCATCGGCAAATCGTCAAAAGTTTTGGAAGAAATTCCGGTCGGCGTGAAAATTACCGAAGAGTTTTTGACCAAACCGGAAGAAGCGAAAAAGTTTCTAGATTTGACCGGGGCAGATATGTTGGCGCCAGCGGTCGGCAATATTCACGGCATGCTCAAGGGCGGAGTTGATCCGGCTTTAAATATCAAAAGGATTAAAGAAATTTCTGAAGCTGTCGGCGTGCCGCTCGTGCTTCATGGTGGTTCAGGCGGTTCACTTGAAGATTTTAAGGGGGCGATTGCATCAGGTGTGGCGATTGTTCACATCAGTACCGAACTTCGTGTGGCCTACCGCAAAGCTCTGGCACTTTCGCTCCAGGATGATCCGGAACAGGTGGCACCATACAAATATTTAAAGCCAGTGGTTTTGGCAGTTGAAAGAGTTGTCGAGGAAAAACTCAGGTTGTTTAATGGATTACGATGA
- a CDS encoding carbohydrate kinase family protein — protein MFSKPLDLLAIGDITIDAFIKLKEAEVHCDVDRDECQICMDFASKVPYESVEEVPAVGNSANAAVSAARLGLQSGLVAHLGADKNGRTCLSVLRKEKVRTKYVSIEKGKKTNYHYVLWYDAERTILVKHQDFKYSLPNLKSPKWIYLSSLASGTEKYHQEIISYLAANPKVKLAFQPGTFQMVLGTEFLAPIYQRSEIFICNVQEAEKILKLGKSEIKVLLAGIRTLGPKTVLITDGPKGSYLLDDSGSYFMMTYPDPKPPYERTGAGDAFASTFVSAVILGNANKEALMWASINAMSVVQKVGAQKGLLSPTEIKTFLDKAPTDFRPVTI, from the coding sequence ATGTTTTCCAAACCCCTAGATTTACTGGCTATCGGCGATATTACCATCGACGCCTTTATCAAACTCAAAGAAGCCGAGGTTCATTGTGATGTCGACCGCGACGAGTGCCAAATTTGCATGGACTTCGCCAGTAAAGTCCCCTACGAGTCGGTTGAAGAGGTGCCGGCCGTTGGCAATAGCGCGAACGCGGCCGTCTCGGCCGCGAGGCTTGGCCTTCAGTCTGGTTTAGTTGCCCACCTTGGAGCCGATAAAAATGGCCGAACTTGCCTTTCAGTCCTAAGAAAGGAAAAAGTTCGCACTAAATATGTTTCAATCGAAAAAGGTAAAAAGACCAATTACCACTATGTCCTATGGTATGACGCTGAGCGAACCATTTTGGTCAAGCATCAAGATTTTAAATACTCACTTCCCAACCTCAAATCGCCAAAATGGATTTATTTAAGCTCTCTCGCAAGTGGCACCGAAAAATATCATCAAGAAATAATCTCCTATCTCGCAGCCAATCCGAAAGTTAAATTAGCCTTCCAACCCGGCACCTTCCAAATGGTTTTGGGCACAGAATTTTTGGCGCCGATTTATCAAAGAAGCGAGATTTTTATCTGCAATGTCCAAGAGGCTGAAAAAATTCTAAAACTTGGTAAATCTGAAATTAAAGTCTTGCTGGCCGGCATCAGAACCTTGGGACCAAAAACTGTCTTAATCACCGATGGTCCAAAAGGTTCTTACCTCCTAGATGATTCCGGTAGCTATTTTATGATGACCTATCCGGACCCAAAGCCCCCTTATGAGCGAACCGGGGCCGGTGACGCTTTCGCTTCAACTTTTGTTTCTGCCGTAATTTTGGGCAATGCCAATAAAGAAGCTCTCATGTGGGCGAGCATAAATGCCATGTCAGTAGTCCAGAAAGTTGGAGCACAAAAAGGCTTACTGTCGCCGACCGAAATCAAAACATTTTTGGACAAGGCCCCTACAGACTTCAGACCAGTTACAATCTAG